The Coraliomargarita sinensis genome has a segment encoding these proteins:
- a CDS encoding PqiC family protein, producing the protein MHKAAFIFTVSLCLFGFWGCVNLKPVPSQSESFTLGPVGMTLDVPNLKSGEVIYIMRPQVPTYLDDKRLSYRSASGEVESMTGSRWAEPLAEGIARAMSMYFSGSDIGTIIGYYPWPNTSTEASRLSLYFQSFGATDLGDVHVVVRWSLKRTNENTVSGQFVSESLEWTVGEPETLIGAYNEALQQLALDIEKALRSE; encoded by the coding sequence ATGCATAAAGCAGCGTTTATTTTTACAGTTTCACTCTGTTTGTTCGGCTTTTGGGGTTGTGTTAATTTAAAACCGGTACCTTCGCAGAGCGAGAGCTTCACTTTGGGCCCCGTGGGTATGACTCTTGATGTGCCAAACCTGAAGTCGGGAGAAGTTATTTATATCATGCGTCCGCAAGTACCGACCTACCTCGACGATAAGCGCTTGAGTTACCGTTCGGCCAGCGGAGAAGTGGAGAGTATGACAGGTTCCCGTTGGGCCGAGCCCCTCGCTGAAGGAATCGCGCGTGCCATGTCTATGTATTTCTCAGGCTCGGATATCGGTACGATTATCGGGTATTACCCATGGCCGAATACGTCAACGGAAGCATCCCGTCTTTCACTTTATTTTCAAAGTTTTGGAGCAACGGATTTGGGTGATGTGCACGTCGTTGTACGCTGGTCTTTAAAACGTACGAATGAAAACACCGTTTCCGGCCAATTCGTGTCGGAGTCCTTAGAATGGACTGTTGGTGAACCAGAAACGCTTATTGGGGCTTACAATGAAGCGCTTCAGCAACTTGCTCTCGATATCGAAAAAGCACTTCGAAGTGAGTAA
- a CDS encoding MlaD family protein — protein sequence MNRPSPRLIGAFVAASLLLLVGMVMFLGSSSFLGKNTRFILFFDQSVNGLNEGSLVKFRGVPVGSVERIMIRAQGQHSDSTAIPVIIKIDRTRLENDLGVMDEAFDPVFIKDSIDRGLVAELSLESFITGQLFVEFSFDPERSNGLQWHLVGDSEMMEIPTLSSSLDEITDDVAAIIADLSELDIDQLNNNVNRVLENTAVVLEGIDSREISRSVTKAADSVTTFMQSGEFSQTIEDAQEAMREISRTVKSFNIEDGPLAEKLNTWTSSLTTTLQGLQKLTTQADEMMAPDGSLRYELESMLRELTRAARSIRALSDYLEENPNSILTGRPNPE from the coding sequence ATGAATCGACCCAGTCCTAGATTAATCGGTGCTTTTGTTGCGGCTTCGCTGCTGCTTCTGGTAGGTATGGTGATGTTTTTGGGCTCCTCCAGCTTTCTTGGTAAAAATACACGATTCATTCTTTTTTTTGATCAATCGGTGAACGGGCTCAACGAAGGTTCGCTGGTTAAGTTTCGCGGTGTGCCGGTCGGTTCGGTGGAGCGCATCATGATCCGGGCACAAGGGCAGCATTCCGATTCGACGGCCATCCCGGTTATTATCAAGATCGATCGCACACGTCTTGAAAATGATCTCGGTGTGATGGATGAGGCTTTTGATCCAGTATTTATCAAGGATTCGATTGATCGCGGGTTGGTTGCTGAATTGAGCTTGGAGAGTTTTATTACGGGCCAGCTTTTTGTAGAATTCAGTTTTGATCCGGAACGCAGCAACGGACTGCAGTGGCACTTGGTCGGAGACAGTGAAATGATGGAAATCCCGACACTCAGTTCCTCGCTCGACGAGATTACCGACGATGTCGCGGCCATTATTGCGGATCTCAGTGAGTTGGATATCGATCAACTGAACAATAATGTTAACCGTGTTCTTGAAAATACGGCAGTGGTTCTGGAGGGAATTGATTCCAGGGAAATCAGTCGCTCTGTGACCAAAGCGGCTGATTCGGTGACGACCTTCATGCAGTCCGGGGAATTTTCGCAAACCATCGAAGATGCTCAAGAGGCCATGAGAGAGATTTCCCGGACGGTGAAATCCTTCAATATCGAGGACGGTCCTTTAGCGGAAAAACTCAATACCTGGACGTCCAGCCTGACGACGACACTCCAGGGCTTGCAAAAACTGACAACTCAAGCGGATGAAATGATGGCGCCGGACGGGAGCCTGCGCTACGAGCTTGAATCAATGCTACGCGAGTTGACCCGTGCCGCCCGCTCCATACGAGCCTTGTCTGATTATCTCGAGGAAAATCCCAATTCAATCCTGACCGGTCGTCCAAATCCGGAGTAG
- a CDS encoding ABC transporter ATP-binding protein, with product MEDTLQKISVKNLTMAYGDFVVMKSLNFSVKRGEVKVIMGGSGCGKSTLLKHMIGLERSRQGQIFYDGALFDPEETVGDSFCRRFGVLFQGGALWSSMSVAENVALPLESYTKLTRDEIRDVVEFKLSLVGLAGFGQRYPSELSGGMRKRAGLARAIALDPQILFFDEPSAGLDPLSSRRLDDLILELRDALGATVVVVTHELSSIFAIADSALFLDADTKSALCDGNPNDLIDDDSVDGKVRNFLKRGELGHEGRDPAND from the coding sequence ATGGAGGATACTCTACAGAAAATTTCGGTGAAGAATCTAACCATGGCCTATGGTGATTTTGTCGTCATGAAGTCGCTGAACTTTTCCGTGAAACGGGGTGAGGTGAAAGTGATCATGGGGGGCAGTGGTTGCGGCAAAAGTACTTTGCTGAAGCATATGATTGGACTTGAGCGCAGCCGCCAGGGGCAAATTTTTTACGACGGCGCGTTGTTCGACCCCGAGGAAACGGTCGGAGATAGTTTCTGCCGACGCTTCGGGGTATTGTTTCAGGGGGGCGCGCTTTGGAGTTCGATGAGTGTCGCCGAGAACGTCGCGCTTCCTCTGGAGTCTTACACAAAGCTAACGAGGGACGAGATTCGTGACGTTGTGGAATTCAAACTCTCATTGGTGGGACTGGCCGGATTCGGGCAACGCTATCCCTCTGAGCTCAGTGGCGGAATGCGTAAGCGGGCCGGTCTCGCACGTGCGATCGCCCTGGATCCTCAGATATTGTTTTTCGATGAGCCATCTGCCGGGCTGGATCCGCTCAGCTCCCGTCGGCTGGATGATTTGATTCTCGAGCTGCGTGACGCTCTTGGCGCGACTGTGGTCGTGGTGACCCATGAACTGTCCAGCATTTTTGCCATAGCCGACAGCGCGCTCTTTCTGGACGCGGATACGAAGTCTGCACTGTGTGACGGGAACCCGAACGACCTCATCGATGACGACTCGGTTGACGGTAAAGTACGGAATTTCCTTAAACGGGGCGAGCTTGGTCACGAAGGGCGGGATCCAGCAAATGATTGA